Proteins encoded together in one Acidaminococcus timonensis window:
- the atpC gene encoding ATP synthase F1 subunit epsilon — MANVMSLEVLTPEKLLVKRKDISYVLLNTVNGGVGILANHGPLIAVLGEGPLKLQDKDNHVILVYVEGGFAEVKDNKVIILTPRAERAEKIDVARYEKVRAEAQARLDHPDNLTDIEHTEKILRRAEARLKTASLVGKAAPFTLGS, encoded by the coding sequence ATGGCCAATGTAATGAGTCTGGAAGTCCTGACACCGGAAAAACTTCTGGTAAAAAGGAAGGATATTTCCTATGTCTTGTTGAATACAGTAAATGGGGGTGTCGGCATCCTGGCCAACCATGGACCCTTGATCGCTGTTTTGGGGGAGGGGCCCCTGAAATTGCAGGATAAGGACAACCATGTGATTTTGGTCTACGTGGAGGGCGGCTTTGCAGAAGTCAAGGATAACAAAGTCATCATCCTGACCCCCCGGGCGGAACGGGCAGAAAAAATCGACGTGGCCCGGTACGAAAAGGTCCGGGCAGAAGCCCAGGCCCGGCTGGACCACCCTGACAATCTGACCGATATCGAACATACAGAAAAAATCCTGCGTCGTGCCGAAGCTCGTCTGAAGACAGCTTCCCTGGTGGGGAAAGCAGCACCGTTTACCCTGGGGTCCTGA